The sequence acataaacaaaCCTGATCAGGCTGCTGTGCTGATTGATCAGCATCAGAGCCAGATTCTTTAGAATTCTGAATGCCGGGTTCTTTTTCTGATGTGTTAATGGCTTTTGCCATTGTAGTATATTTTGATCCAAAAATCTTCATCACATCCTCTAGACAAGAATCCTTAACAGCACCTTTGCTGATATTATCTTCTGAGGAGGGTTTTAAAACACTTGGAATTGGAACAAGCGATTTAGTATCCTCATCTTCTTTAGTTGTATGATGAGCCAAAGCAATTTTGTCGGTATCTTCAATTGATGAAGCTTTATACTCACCTGTTGAGAACAATTCACTGTCAATATCTCCCCTTGTATAGCTGGGGCGGTGTTCGTCAGCAGCTAGAGAAACAGACGAGTTGGGCTGATCATCTTTCGTGCTTTCAGTTACAATTTTATCCACTAGAGGTACACCTTCATCTATGCATCCCTCATCTATGCATATGTCTTTCATAATGTTATAGTTACTCTCTTTGTAGCAAATTGTCGATTCAGGCAATTTGCATTCCACGACACCCTTATCGGTAAATAAAAGAGTGTCTATACCAAACAACTCTGAAACAGAGGTAAATGGTGCATTAGAGACTATGGCTCCATTTTCTTTATCATCAACGTCAACAATCATCGAGCCCTCAAATTCTGGAATACTCCAGGTGTGATCTCTATCTTCTGTGTCACATGCAAAAGGATTTCCATTTCTCTTACAAGTAGTTTCATGTTTGTTACTTCTTGAAATATCTTCAAAAAATACAGAGCCATTAAGTTCCTGATGTTTCCAGAATTCATTCCTCTCTTTTGTTTCACTTTCCAAAGAGTCTTTACCGCCATGATAACCATTTGAATCAAGCAGATCTTTTGTTGGAAAGACTAAAGACTTAGACTCATTGTAACCATTTGAGTGATTTAATTTCTCGTCCAGATTTTCCTTCATGGTGGCCTTCTCTTCAGCGTGTTAAGACACTGTCGTCACATTCAAGTGATtcaaatacatggaatacaaacAGACAATCAATGTCCACAGGCGATTTAACTTCTCAATTCAAGAACCAAGTTGAGAGATAATATGATCTATTGAGTCCTGTTTAGGTGCAATCTGACAATATAACATTAAGACGTAAAGAATCCCATAAATAGATAAGTATTTGAACAAATTCAATGGGCAGTAAGGCAAAGATAACCAGAAACAGGAAGTATCAGATTAATTCACTCCTTATTGTATTAAAAGTAGAAAAAAAGCCATCGGCGAGCTTAAGACCTACGAAAGATGCATTCTTAGCAGCAGCAGAAAATTCATAGATTACATCAGTTGGACGAGTCTGGAGAATTCTCACAAGCAGTGAAGCAAACATCAACATCTGAGGTAAGATATATATGACTCAGAAACCTATGTCAACAGACTTTCCAAAATATGTTTAGGAGGAATTGGCTGTGAATACTTGCAAATTCCTTGACAAGGATAATTTTAGCAACATATTCGACCCCAAAAAAGTAGCCAGAAACACCATAGTATAACAGGCCAAACCATCTAGTAGTATTAACGAGAACAGTGGCCAAGAATGCAAACAATCTAACGATGCCTCATTCCCAAACTAAGTACGGACTGAGATATGAATCCTCTATAGTCTTTAACCATCCCACTCTACAGCACCAGTTGTCCTTTCATTCATAATATAAAATTTGTCTATTAAGCAAATTAGGCGTTCTCAAAGCTAGAGTATTTCTACATCATACACCTATCCTTACACTTAACATACAAGTTTCCGACCTTATACAACACGaagcccaaaaaaaaaaaagaatcagaaTGACAGTGAACCAGTTTCATATACCACTGGAGATAGATCTAATGGCTTTTGCACCATAAACATGAAAGAACCGTTGAAAATAGTTCAGATCATCTAACAGGAGTTCAATAGAAATAATTTCACACCATGACCAAAGGATTAAGCAAGGCGGACTACTGTCAGTAACACATCAGAGAAAACTTCAGTTACAGAAAAACAACCAGCTCATTTTCTGTTGCACAGAATTCACacaaacttaaaatttaaaaaaaaaatacaaaaagaaaaaaaatgccaAAGGTGCATAATGATCTCAATCAAAATGCaggaaaattacaaaaacaaaGCAAGTTGGCTTACCTCCTGTACAAATAGTCACTTTTTATGTTAAATTGCCTAACCACATGGCAGCTGAACTTTGTCCATAGTAGATAAAGAAAAGGACAAGAACTGGTCATTTCAACTTTGAAAATTTTGTACATAGCTTAAACGGCCAAAATACAAGCCCATTTCCTAAGTCAATGACCAATCCCCACCATTTGTTTTGTCCTTTAGCTATCTACAAATAAATTACCACTCACTTCTTACTAGATCTAATCCCTTACTAATATTTTAATTAACCCCCTCAAAAGGGTAactaaaaaattagaaaaataatgaaaaaggcATTCTCCAGAGTTATACATTCTGGCAGGTTCTTCTCAGATCCCAATACAATTCACAATCTCATAAAACCATAAATAAAAGGGTAaacatttaaattttaaattctttaatcGTATGACAATATTTGGGTTTGGGTTTCATAGCAAAGTATCAAAACACCTTTAATCCCAAATAAGTTACGGCCAGTTATATGAATTTTCACTAATAATTTTATATAAACTCATCTCAAGCTAATACTattcaaaatgaaataaataaaattctagAAATTCATTATATTTTCTACTGATATTTAAATCTCAGAAAGGCTAAACAAACTTAGAACACTAAATACAGCTTTAAATTTCAGATATGAAGAGCAAAGAGCAAAAAACAAGATAACACTAAAGAAAATGCAATCACAGCCACGGAAAACTAACTGCAAAAACAAGCTAAATTAACAGATAAATCCCAAAATCTGAGACCATCTTCTGCATCAACACAGACATACAGATACACATAAATAGAGACAACAAATTTACAAatatttagagagagagagagagagagagataccaAGTAATGAAATCTTGACCTGATGAAATGGCAAAGAGTCATGCCATTTAAATTCAATCAACATAGGCAATTAAGAAACAAAATGAATGTGAAAGAAAAGAATGTAATTTTTAAGTAAGAAGAGCAAAAAGGAAAAGGAGGAACATAGCAGTATTAAATCAACAAACCTAAATTGGTAaaatctctcttctctctctctgtTAATGCAATTAATATTCACTTGTCATCTGTGCACTCTGTACATAAACATGCGTACTGTGCTTGTACATATAGCATACTATATAGAAAAGCAGTAAACAAATTTTATACTTAAAAGTTTATTTGTTAATCAGTATGTAATTTTATCTTTCTTTATTATTTAACTAGTAAATTATATGGTTTAGACTTTAGTGCATGTACCAAATTCGGTTAAATTTTTTTGTTTGACAATGTGTATTATCTTGCATTCGTCACTTTTCTAGTGACAAttagtataaatatatatatttccacAAAAAAAAGAAGCTATATACCTGATTTACACACTGTAGGAAGGCTACGTGCATTTAAAACAGTGCACGAATAGTGCTAATAAATGgagagagaagaagagaaaaaagaaactTTTAGAAGGCATTAATTAGTGGCTACAGAAAGACAACAGTATTAATTATTTGCTCtatatttaacaaaaaaaaaaaaaaaaacaaggggCCGGCTTACCGTCTACCGAGAAGCAGATCACCGCCGCCCCCGTCACGCCGCGCGCAGTATCAAGTGCCGTCTTGTTTGGATAAATCAAATTCCATTAAAAtccacaacacacacacacactatgtATATAAAAAAGTAAGCCGGAGTTCGTATAAATTTTGGGTGTTAGAAAACATATATTAGTTTGAGAGATGAGAGTGAGAAATAAGGAAAAGGGGAAGGGAATGGAATGGAAGAGCTGACTTTTTTGCAGATATATATGtatggagaagaagaaaagggacAAAGAGAGAGTCAAAGGTGAATCGGAACTGAGCTGTTTGGTTGGGTTTCTGACATTTGCTTTTAGGCCAAACTCCAAAGAGCAATTTTATAGTTTTTCgtttttggattttgagttaGCCACCATAATTAGTAGCTTTTGGACGAAAAAAGTATAGTGTttagaaaaaagtaatttttgaagttaagttgaaacataatatttaaaattatgtttggaattatatttcatttgaaaaaatattttagttttgtGAGTagggaaaaaaattaaaataatttggtttttgaaaaacttattttaaaaaaatattcaaaaacatacaaatttatgaacaaacacgttttcgaaaaaaaatcaaaaaggaaaaaagaatctATAAACAAATGGGTCTTAGTCTTTTTATACGTTTTTCATATTTATATCAAACTATTTTAAttgtcaaaatttaaaaaaataaataaataatcatgaCTAAGAAATAACGGTGTAAGAAAGATACAGCCGTCTTATATTTATTATTGATGGGTGTAAATACCCTATACAAGATAAAACTTATCTTAATTTGTTAGGTACTTGCTACATCTAACAAGGGTAATAATTTACGTGCACCAAATTTTTACATTAAACTATACCTACttaccctcggtcaaattcacccttctttctggaggatagtgATACTTCTTCGCTTCATTTTAAGTAAAATCTATGGGTTTCCCTTCACTATCGATCATCTCATACGTCTGTATAGTCCTCGACTCTATGGAGGGGGACTAATAAAACTTTCTCGCCGGGCCACAAAAACACCTTTCCCGAGCATAGAGGAGGATCgagatcgaggttggatgggctgATTTGTTTGAGTGAAGACCTCAGATCTGATTCTGACCGAGGATATGTCATTTTCTGAGAAAtagaacatgaagcgtaagttaGCTTTACCCTTAAAACTTTGTTTAttgcatttttcatttttcccttcTTATCGATGTTTCTCGATGCAGCCGTCGCTTGGATGCCGGATGCAATTCTTCGACCCGAGGAATGGGTCAGGGGCCTCGTGTCGTAGAGGACATATTCCGAGCATTCATAGCGCGATTTTttgaagggtcgatgggaggcccgtaatcATGGTAAATTTTTCCTTCCAATTTAATAATTGGTCATCGCACGGACTTCTTCCTGAGCTTActcatcttttttcttttgtaggtctCGGGAAGGACGTGGCAATAAGGCCCCCGTCTGGTGATGAAGAGGTCTTTTCCCAACCATCTGTTCCAAAGCAGGTGagagagaagaagaggaaagagCCCCGAGTTCCTCGAATTCTGAGGGGAAGAAAACCAAAAAGAGGCAAGCCCGTAAACCCAAGGGAAACACCGGCGCTCTATCCTTGGACTCAGTCCGGCGGCTAAGGGATGAGttcgaagaaaaagaagaagaaggatccAAGCTGGTGGCCCGTATGCGGGCATGTGTCATGATTCAAGGGTCCTCTGAACCGGCGGATGTTGAAATTGGACCGTCTTGACATGAGGAGGTCGATGAGGAAGTTTCAGCCGAAGATCCGAAACCAGAAAGAGTCGAGGACACTTCGCCTCGAGGTGGGAAGGCTGTCGAAGAGGCGGTTGGTGCTAGTGTAGAAGTGCCCTATCTTTTCAATGAATCTCAACAGACGTTAAACCGGGTAATCCTAGATCTTCTTGACAATGTACCAGGTAATCCTAGATCTTCTTAACAATGTTAAGTTTTGCACTtatgctttttttctttttatataacttcttattttgtgTTTGTAGGCTTCGATGCTTCATTACAAGGCTTTTCTCTGATTCCGAGGGGGACTGAGCCGGTATGAGGCCGAGGTCCGAGGGCTCACTGAGAAAAATGATGCTTACAAAATTCTTAGTGAGCAAAGAGAACGGGAAGCTAAGGGCCTCCACGCTGAGCTAGAGATGGCTCGGAAAAAGCATGTCGACCTGGCTGAGCTAGTAAGAAGAATCTTTGAATTTAATGATGGTGAATCGGGCACAGTGACTAACGGTTTGAATCCACAGGTCCAACAAAAGATTGACATAATAGGGCAGCTCCGTGAAGAGGTAGATGAAGTAAATATGAggccaaaaaatggaaaaagaacatGGATCGCCTGGCCTCATAAAAGGAGACCCTCCAGGCCCAGCTGGCTTCGGCTGAAGTTTAGCTCCGAGTTAAAAAAAGAAAACCTTGGAACAAGCCAAAAAGATCGAGGAGCTTCAGTCCCAGTTGAGTTCGGCAATTTTCGATCGGGAGAGCCTGGTCACGGAGCTCGAAGCGGCCAAATCGGAGGTCAAAGCAAACAAGGCCAATGCTGATGTAGTGATGGCTGTTTATCGGGCCGATGTGGAGGCTGCTCAGGTTCGAGAAAGGGACATCGCCAAGCATGCCAAATGTCAATCTCGAAGGGAGACCCTTGAGGAAATCCATGCTCGGGGCTTCGACCTCTCAACCGAGATCGTGAATGCTAAGGAGCTTGAAGCTGAAGCTAGGAGGTTACCTTATCCCGAGGATGATGATGACTCCGAGAGCTTGAGTGAGTTCGATGGTGGGGAAGACCCCGAGGGTGGAGATGCTGCTCTCGAAGATGACTAGGCTATTTAGGCTCTTAAATAATTTATGTATTTCTATCGATGCTGCTTCGGCCTCTGTAAAAGAACTTCCATCGGGTTGTGTTGCCCTTGTAAAAGATTTTGATGTATATATAAAACTTTTCCCTTCTATGGCTTCTGAATCTTTtgcttttttgtttatttatacaAAGGTCAAAGTGTCTTAGCATGGAATAATTAGTTTTTATTCGAAGATCCAAGATTGAGATAGTAAGGACCGATAGTAAGGATTGCCCATGACAATTTATGATCAGTAGTCCCCGAGTGAATGTTCGAACTCAAACTGAGGTGGATCTTGGGCTCGATAAATAGatgtcgagtgagaatgatttgctcgaactcgaattaaggtagacCTTAGGCTAGTCGTAGAGTGAGAATGTTTTACTCGAGATCGGACTGAGGTGGCCCTTAGGCTAGATAGATAGatgtcgagtgagaatgattcgcttgaactcgaattaaggtagcccttaggctagTCGTCGAGTGAGAATGTTTTACTCGAACTCGGACTGAGGTGGCCCTTAGGCTCGATAGATAATcctcgagtgagaatgatttgctcaaactcgaattaaggtagcccttaggctagTCATCGTGTGAGAATGTTTTACTCAAACTCGGAATGAGGTGGCCCTTAGGCTCGATAGATTGtcgtcgagtgagaatgatttgcTCGAACTCTAACTAAGGTGGCCCTTAGGCTAGTCGTCGAGTGAGAATGTTTTGCTCGAACTCAGACTGAGAtggcccttaggcttaatagatAGAtatcgagtgagaatgatttgctcgaactcgaattaaggtagcccttaggctagTCTTCGAGTGAGAATGTTTTACTTGAACTCGGACTAAGGTGGCCCTTAGGCTCGATAGATAATcttcgagtgagaatgatttgctcgaactcgaattaaggtagcccttagtcTAGTCGTCGAGTGAGAATGTTTTACTCAAAGTTGGACTCAGGTGGCCCTTAGGCTCAATAGATAATCGTTGAGTAAGAATGATTTGCTTGAACTCAAATTAAGGTGGACCTTAGGCTAGTCATCGAGTGAGAATGTTTTACTCAAACTCGGACTGAGGTGGCCCTTAGGTTCAATATATAATCCTCAATTGAGaatgatttgctcgaactcgaattaaagtGGCCTTTGGGCTTAATTCATAGTCCCCGAGTCGGGGTAATAGTTCGAACTTGGACTAAGGTATCCCTTAGGTTTGTATTCGAGTGAGAATGACTTACtcaaactcgaattaaggtagccttTGGGATCGACACGTAGtcgtcgagtgagaatgatttctcgaactcaaattgaggtggcccttgggctcgattcATAATCTCGAGTAAGaatgatttgctcgaactcgagttaaggtagcccttgggctcgatagattCATAGAAATCGGATGCAATAAAATCCTTGAGGGACTTCTTTCCATTCTTTGTGAAAATCAATTTATATACATACATGTTTTATGCTTAAGGCTTGAACGATCTACGCGGGCAccgttcatttgaccgtttggcgcTTACAATAAATTCGTCTTATCGAGGACCTTTTATTACGAAGCACTTTCCTTGTTAAAGCTGATATCCGAGGGCGATGCCCCCCGAGTATTCAAGGTTGATTATAGAGAGAAGCCTCGAATATTGTCGATGCAACTTTTAACACCAATCCactattctaagttagcacgatccactgttgcctcgttaaaaccttgccgaaaaacccattcggttcaagggaaaaagagcaAAATGCGTGCTTTCAGTCCTTAAGCTTCGTATTTTTCTTTGTTGGTTACCtttgttagttttgaaatatcaataaaagaGAACAAAtgggggtcgtaccttagcagtagtatcgcttTAGGTGAGTTATATTCCAATTGTTAGGTAGTTTTTCACTGTTCATTATTCTGAGTTTATAAGATCCTTTCCCGATGACCTCGAGAATTTGGTACGGACCTTCCCAGTTCGGGCCCAACTTCCTTTCATTCGGGTTCCGGGTGTTCGACGTGACCTTCCTCAGTACCATGTCCCCGATGTTGAAGTATCGAAGGTTgacccttcgattgtaatacctctcgataCGTTGTTTTGGGGCGTCCAGTCGAACAAGGGCGGCTTCACACCTATCATCCAATAGCTCTAGGgttgtattcatggcctcgttattGGTTACCTTCGTCGTGTATCGGAATCAGATACTTGGCTCCCCGACATCGACCAGTATTAGAGCTTCAGCGCCATAAACCAGTTAGAATGGAGTACCCTGGTACTAGATTTCAAAGTCGTGCGATACACCCAAAGGACTTCGTGCAGGATATCCctccatttccctttggctttggttaaccttttcttaaggttttggattatggatttgttggtcgattcagcttctccgttcccactagggtatTAGGGTGTAGATAAGAttattttgatcttatgatctttgaGAAATTTGTTCATTTtactgccgataaattgtttctcgttatcacatacgatttcagatggcatcccgaatcgacatatgatatggtcccaaatgaagtcgatgacttcctttACCCCGACCTTCTCGTAAGCCTGCGCTTAAAcctacttagaaaaatagtcagtcataaataaaacaaattgggCCTTACCTGATGCCCGTggaagagggccgacgatgtctattccccacttcatgaaaggccatggtgaCAAGTTTGAATGCAGTGGTTCCCCGGGCTGGTGAATTATCGGAACATGTCTCTGACATCCGTCACATTTTGGTACGAGCtcttttgcatctttttccatatTGATCCAGTAATATCTGGCTTTGATTATTTTTTAAACCAATAATTCGGCACCTGAATGATTATCGCATGTGCCCTCGTCGATTTCCCTCATAATGTATTTGGTGTCTCCCAGCCACAGACATATTGTTAgcgggtgtgagcacgtgatttttgtttacgcgacgatcactccaaaagaaaacaaaataatagcaattggtcttgctgtacaattcttctgggatttttacgtggcattttgttaattatttgtgattttgcccatttttattttttttattaaaaacaaaatacaaaaaacaaatgTGTCATGTGTAGTTGAACCGTAATCctgttattaaaaggaaaatcgcAAAAAAATGCATCTTTCATTTTTTTGTCATTGAGTgatgtttagtttaattaaatgttaattatgtgttaatttttgtttttatagtaTTATTTGAcaaattaattaagagatttaAGAAGAAAAGGGTTTTTGGATTGGGCCAATCCAATTTAAATGGGAACAAGCCCAAATCAAAACAACCCAGTCCAACCAGGCCCTCTGCAAGAcgcccaaacgacgccgtataaacATCATCTCTTTGAGCCGTTGATTGATTCAAAGGAACGGCCCAGATCTGGCCAATCCTTTACTTAAACGACGCCGTATGAGGCCATCTAATCCCAACCGTTAATCCAATCCCATCCAAAGGCCTCAGGACACGCCCATAAACCCGACCCGTTCAGCCTCCAAACCAACCCAACCCCTGGcgtttgaaacgacaccgttccccaCCAATTGAAAGATCCTGGCCTTTcatctcgcctcatccaacggccacGATCTATTCACTCATTAACTATATAAACCTAAAATCATACCCCacccccctatccaaacacccctccttcgtcctcatccccttcccagaccccaaaccttaggaaccctagacaccccctttcccctcaccattaatcccggcggcatggatgccggtgacccccaccttaacaccataggaccgcctcaccaccctgaacatagatctGTTGTCCTTTTGTCTCGAATCCCCTCCcgccttctcgaatcttcatttgaagattcgagtcagacctcgacttacaccgatctaccccagtttcacaccagacagtccccggacctccctcgtgaccaaaccatgcttggtttggtccgaatctaaccagggaaacctagatcccaaatctgcccttaggaaccctagaagtccTAATGCCTGGTCTGTGGCCGTTTGAACTaaatgattagggtctaatggaccttaatcgaagtgttctcagtagaGAACACTTCGGTTAAAGTCCATTCAACCCCAAGAAAGATCGATTTCAAATccgagctggggttttctgatttttcaaggctttaaggtaatttttgttttctttatcagTTCGTTTTGTCTGTTGTATTTGAATGTCTATTTATGTGTCcaaatgttttgtttaatttatgttttgaattttatcaactattgttgtccaccttgcccggacctctgtatttggCCAAGTTCTCTCCATTTACTGATCATGTGTATATGTGTTGAGCTGTACAATCAATTGAACTTAAATTTGACTGATTAATTAGTTCCCCAGTACAACTTTTGCTTAGTCAGTAAAATTTGAATCATGTGTTGATACTGTTAGATTTCTGATCATGGGCTTCGGCTGTAtatgttataactagtatagtcgagttgATATACGTCGTCATAAGTTCAGCCTTGAATGATGATAATTTGATTGGTTTGTCTGCTGAAGTCCTACTTAAATCAAATTAGGAATTGAGTTAGCTGCTtataattgatgtatttgaatcagaaaatCTAAGGATTGGTTTGTTTAGCTGCAGTCTGAATGGACAACATGTGCATTAAGGCCTCTTAGAAATTAAAATAACCTGACAGCATGTGTTGTCAGGCCATTTTCAGCCTGCACGTACCTTTGTTTAGTTTAATAGGTGGATTAAAAGGGGCTGACAAGGAATATCATGGGAGGGGGTTTTATTTTAAGTTTGAGTGGAAAGACAGCAGACCACATGAGAGGGGTTTCTGATTGCTTAACAGGCTGTTAAATGGCTGATGCTAGGCTTATAAAAGAGAGAACTTCCATTAGTTAGTGGGGGGGAGCATTTTTCAGACTGATTTTTAGAAAAGCATAGATACAGAGAGAGATACCACAGAATAGGCATATACAGACACACATTGAGAGAAGATAtatacagatagagagagagcaagaaatagaaaaacatacagaaaaatcagaaactgtttcttcctattgttgtttggaTTTCATTTTTTATCAATCTGTTAAGCAGTACTGATTCTTCCAAGTCTCAAATGAGATTACTGGTGGTGTGTTGCATTAGTTTATTCTTGGAGTTGGTCTGTCTGGAGTTTTGTTCCTACTACACTGCCTACTACTTTCGTTTAGCTACTTTTtccatcggctatagttgcatcttgcactgggatttgttCTGCTGTTAccagttgttactgctgctgtttctgttgccattgttactctactgacttctcttcttcttcaattgtaagcacttccaggtacacacttctgaaaccatgtgttgttaaaagcttgaagtttgaagcagaaataaagaaatgaatgttGTTTACTTCACaatacttgtgttcaaaataTAGCCATAGGTTGAATGGTAGttggcctgtatttgtttaagttCATTCCAACTGCAATTGCTCTGTATGAATTAACACACATCCTAAttgagatgaactattagatagTATTGTTGTTAGATCAGATTTATTTCCATGTGTATAACCATTGGGTTTGATTTAGTGATCAAagtataacatagaatcatgACAAGCATCCGTATGTACTCTTGTCTAGACCTTTGAACTGTCAAATCTATTATATCTGGTCCCATTTGATTTCaagataaatgtatcccaaacaaattcTCATGTGGTGTTACGTTAACAGGTTAGCCATGTACGCCAACTCTCTTGttagattccttgtttcgatatagattcattgtttcgaaataatgcgacaattttgaggaaaactaatTTAATAGGCATAAGTTTGGGTAAGAGGCTTTGGCGCTTAGATCAAATAAATTCCAAAATGAGCATTAATAATTAAGGTTAATCCCAGCACTAATAGTCGCGGACGAGTATTCGTTTGTTCACATAATCATGGGGAGTTATTTTAGCTATAGGATGATTA is a genomic window of Nicotiana tabacum cultivar K326 chromosome 16, ASM71507v2, whole genome shotgun sequence containing:
- the LOC107804158 gene encoding uncharacterized protein LOC107804158, coding for MKENLDEKLNHSNGYNESKSLVFPTKDLLDSNGYHGGKDSLESETKERNEFWKHQELNGSVFFEDISRSNKHETTCKRNGNPFACDTEDRDHTWSIPEFEGSMIVDVDDKENGAIVSNAPFTSVSELFGIDTLLFTDKGVVECKLPESTICYKESNYNIMKDICIDEGCIDEGVPLVDKIVTESTKDDQPNSSVSLAADEHRPSYTRGDIDSELFSTGEYKASSIEDTDKIALAHHTTKEDEDTKSLVPIPSVLKPSSEDNISKGAVKDSCLEDVMKIFGSKYTTMAKAINTSEKEPGIQNSKESGSDADQSAQQPDQMPSGVATVNSQNAVSAPDEKNNNGPRSNFFSNSKSEAGAITCDQSSTESTLSSSVENVVNNLPEKSLKLESNSSHKDGSSDSISAGSQFHFTNSVDRSDRTVHGQSLDPKNMANLEDKTSDNLPLGTHGHFADGEASFSAGGPASGLITYSGPISHSGSVSLRSDSSTTSARSFAFPVLQNEWNSSPVRMAKTERRRKQRGWRQSLLCCRF